A region of the bacterium genome:
GGCGAAGCGCGGCCTCTCCGTGGCCGGCCCCGAGCTGAAGGAATGCCGTGGCCTCACCCGCCCGGGCAGCCGCATCGAGAACTTCCTGCCCCTCGGCCCCGAGCAGGCTGTGCCCGGCAGCAGCCCCGAGGCTTTCGAGAAGGGCTTCCGGATCGCCGGGCGGGGAAGCTTCCACGGATCGTGCCACCGCCTGCGTGAGCGGATCGGCATCCTCCTTGAACAAGCCCCGCGCGCGAGCCCAGAAGCCAAGCCTCTCCGATGTTCCAGACTCAGACATGCCGAACTCCGCACTCCGAAAGGCCGAGAGCCTTGCCATCCAGCGGTTTCTGCATTGTTGCAAGACCCATCGCATTTCCCCTCGTGTCGAACGCTCCGGCACGACTGCTCCGGCGGCTGACGCAAGAATCACGCCGAACGTAGCGTCGGCGTTGGGCTCGCTTCTAGCGTTTTCGTAGTCATTCGCCCCATCCCCTGGGCGGTGTTGCCACATGCGGAATCCGGCCAGGGCCCGAACAGCACGGTAGCCTCGTGAGCGTGTCTTCGACCGTGTGGTACTTCGGGTATGGCTCGAACATGGATCCGCGCACCTTCCTGGGGCGACGGCGGATGCGGCCCCACGAGACCCGGATCGCCCTGCTGGATGCCTGGGAGCTGCGCTTCGATCTCCCGGTCGGGCCCGGCGAACGAGCCGTCGCGAACGTCGTTCCGGCTCCCGGCCGGGAGGTCTGGGGCGTCGCCTACCGGATCGACAGCGAAGAAGCGATGCGGCTGGACCGGACCGAG
Encoded here:
- a CDS encoding gamma-glutamylcyclotransferase: MSSTVWYFGYGSNMDPRTFLGRRRMRPHETRIALLDAWELRFDLPVGPGERAVANVVPAPGREVWGVAYRIDSEEAMRLDRTEGVHMGAYLRRPVSLGVEGEDAQLEAFTYHSTRSIPNRKPSRRYMGLLLAGARHHGLPEDYVTYLRSFELAMDERSAQRELF